A stretch of the Capricornis sumatraensis isolate serow.1 chromosome 21, serow.2, whole genome shotgun sequence genome encodes the following:
- the INO80C gene encoding INO80 complex subunit C isoform X2: MDGVSENKMVPSDFSTGPMEKAAKPLPFKDPNFVHSGHGGAVAGKKNRTWKNLKQILAAERALPWQLNDPNYFSIDAPPSFKPAKKYSDVSGLLANYTDPQSKLRFSTIEEFSYIRRLPSDVVTGYLALRKATSIVP; the protein is encoded by the exons ATGGATGGTGTGAGTGAGAATAAGATGGTGCCCTCTGATTTTAGCACAGGACCCATGGAGAAAGCTGCCAAACCTTTGCCATTTAAGGATCCCAACTTTGTG CATTCTGGccatggtggtgcagtggctggCAAGAAGAACAGAACCTGGAAGAACCTGAAACAGATCCTGGCTGCTGAAAGGGCGTTGCCATGGCAACTGAATGATCCCAACT acttCAGTATTGATGCTCCTCCATCCTTTAAACCAGCGAAGAAGTATTCTGATGTTTCAGGTCTTCTT GCCAACTACACGGACCCGCAGAGCAAGCTGCGCTTCAGCACCATCGAAGAGTTCTCCTACATTCGACGGCTGCCATCCGACGTGGTCACGGGCTACCTGGCCCTGAGGAAAGCCACAAGCATCGTTCCCTGA